CATCCCACAGTGGCGTGCCCTGGCGGTCGCTTCGGTGGTGCTGGCGATGATTGCCCTGATGGTGCTGTTCATCGACGGCTCGGCCTTGCGCCAACGCGGCCGGACCTTCCTGACCTTCATCACCTTCCTGTGCGGATCGGTGCTGGTGTGGATTGCCTACGACTACAGCCAGCAATACAGCACCTGGTTCAGCCTGACCGTGGGCGTGCTACTGGCCCTGGGTGCGTTGGGCGTGTTCATCGTCCTGCTCACAGAGGCCCACGAACTGGCCGAGGCGGTATGGATACACAAACGCCGTCGTGAATTCCTGCCCGTGCAGACCGACAGCGCCTACCGGCCCAAAGTGTCGGTGCATGTACCGTGCTACAACGAGCCACCGGAAATGGTCAAGCAGACCCTCGACGCCCTGGCCGCGCTGGACTACCCCGACTATGAAGTGCTGGTGATCGACAACAACACCAAAGACCCGGCCGTGTGGGAGCCACTGAAGGCGCACTGCGAGAAGCTCGGCGAGCGTTTCAAGTTCTTCCATGTCGCACCCCTGGCCGGCTTCAAGGGGGGTGCGCTCAATTACCTGATCCCACACACTGCCAAGGACGCCGAAGTGATCGCGGTGATCGACTCGGACTACTGCGTCGACCGCAACTGGCTCAAGCACATGGTGCCGCATTTCGCCGACCCGAAGATCGCGGTGGTGCAGTCACCGCAGGACTACCGCGACCAGCACGAAAGTGCCTTCAAGAAGCTGTGCTACAGCGAGTACAAGGGCTTTTTCCACATCGGCATGGTCACCCGCAACGACCGTGACGCGATCATCCAGCACGGCACCATGACCATGACCCGGCGCTCGGTCCTGGAAGAGCTCGGCTGGGCCGAGTGGTGCATCTGCGAGGATGCCGAGCTGGGCCTGCGGGTGTTCGAAAAAGGCCTGTCGGCCGCCTACGCCCACAACAGCTACGGCAAGGGCCTTATGCCCGACACCTTCATCGACTTCAAGAAGCAGCGCTTCCGCTGGGCCTACGGCGCCATCCAGATCATCAAGCACCATGCCGGCGCCCTGCTGCGTGGCAAGGGCAGCGAACTGACTCGCGGCCAGCGCTACCACTTCCTGGCCGGCTGGCTGCCGTGGATCGCCGACGGCATGAACATCTTCTTCACCGTCGGCGCACTGCTGTGGTCGGCGGCGATGATCATCGTCCCACACCGGGTCGACCCGCCGCTGATGATCTTCGCCATCCCGCCGCTGGCGCTGTTCTTCTTCAAGGTCGGCAAGATCATCTTCCTGTACCGCCGGGCGGTCGGGGTCAACCTCAAGGATGCCTTCGCCGCCGCGCTGGCGGGGCTGGCGTTGTCGCACACCATTGCCAAGGCGGTGTTGTACGGGTTCTTCACCAGCAGCATGCCATTCTTCCGCACGCCCAAGAATGCCGACAGCCATGGTGTGCTGGTGGCGCTCTCCGAAGCACGCGAAGAACTGTTCATCATGCTGCTGTTGTGGGGCGCGGCGCTGGGCATCTATCTGGTGCAAGGGCTGCCAAGCTCGGACATGCGCTTCTGGGTCGCGATGCTGCTGGTGCAGTCGTTGCCGTACCTGGCGGCATTGGTGATGGCATTGCTGTCGTCGTTGCCAAAACCTGCCGAGAACAACGTCGAAGCACAAGCCACGTGAAACAGGCCGGGGCCGCCTTGCGGCCCTGGTTACGCCTCAGGTCACATGGCAAAGTGCCGAGACGGATTCGTAGTATTGATCCGGGTCCGGGCGGTCGCTGAGCTCGAACTCCAAGGCGCAGCCCGCATCATCCGCCAACGTGACGTGATAACGCTCATCGGCCTGGTAGTCATGCAAGAAGATCAGCCCGCCTGACTGAACCGTGGTGACGAAACTGCCCGCCGCGTTCACTACCGACGCCCCATCCCGCAGGGCCTGGCCGTCGCTGCGCATCGCCTGCAACAAGGCCCTACGCGTCTGCTCGACCTGGAAGTCCAGCTGGGCGACAGCGCCGCGCCCGGCCCGAATGATGCCCAGGCTGTTCGCTATTTCTACGTTGCGTGGCAGGCTTTGGGTGCGCACCTGCACCCGGCTGTCGGAATAAGGCCGCACCTGCGCGGCCACTGCCCGGCCCTTGCCATCGGTTTGCACGGGCCCGCCAGGTGTATCCAGTTGCACCCCCGCCAGCCCACCGACGTTTATCAATGCGAACGTGTCCTGAAGTGGGTAGGGAGAAAAAGTCACCCCTTGTTCATGCGCGAGCGCCCCACCGCGCAGGTTGGCACTGAAGACACGGGCACCTTCGCCACGGCTTGAGTAATCCACTTGCGCCTGATTGAAGCCTGTCGTCAACGATGCACCCACGGCCGATTGCACAGCCTGATGGCGGCTGTCGTGGTTCCCACCCACTCGATAGGAAAAGCGCTCGTTGACACGCTCCCGCAACACCGCGGACGAACGGTAGTCACCTCGCGCACCCCTTGACGAGGTATGCAGCCTACGGTTCCCTCCCAGCGGCAGGCTCATGCTCAGGTAGGCGAGTCGGCCATCATGCCCAGCCCCCTTCAGTTGCCAGTCGACACCTGCCGACAGCGACAGTTGGCCAATACCCCCTGCCCAATTGAGGTAACCACGGCCGACAGGTTGACCATTTCGAACGCGCGACTGGCTGATGCCGGTACTGAAGGCACCTGCCCTGGTCCCGCTCCAGGAAAACCCGACACTGACCTGGTCGCGCTGTCGAGCGGACTCGCTGGCCCCTTCCGCCGTCTCGAGGATATCGCGGTAGGCACGGCCCTGCACCCCATAAGCAGCGTTGGCCCGTACGCCATCGCTCACTCGCTGAGTGACTGCGAACTGGCCTTGAAGACCTGTTCCGCCATTGGCGGCCCGCGAATGGCGCAAGGTCCACTGTGCCTGCGCTTGCGGCCACGGTTGCATGCCAAGGGCAAAACCGCTGGCATGATACTGCTCGGTCGCCAACAGGCCACTGGCCACGGTCACCCCCTTGAACAGGCCCCCGCTCCACCCCGCACCCAGGGCCCAAGGCCCAGGCGAACGCTCGCTGTCTCGCAACTGCCCAGCCCCGAACTGGAAGCCGTCAGACAGGCCGTCACTCAGGGGCGTGGCAGGCAGGGTGACATGACGTTGCTCACCGTCGGCTTCGTGCACGGTCATTTCCAGGTCTGCGAACGCATCGGCCTGTTCGGGGCTCTCGAAAGAGAATGGCCCGGGCGGAACCACGCTTGTGTAAACCAGGCGGTTGCGTTGACGGACCTCCACCCGTGCCTGGGTCCGCGCAATCCCCTGGATTTCGCGCCGCTGACGCAGGTGGCTCAACGCTTTCTCGGAAAACACCTGCACACCCTGTACCGATACCCCCGAGAGCACAGGGTTGAACAAGTGAATCTGGCCGGCCTGCAACACGGCAGCGTGCGTTGCGAGGGTACGCTGGGCATAGGCATCCAGTGCAACGAACTGCCTGGTTTGGCTGTTGTAACTGCCCAGCTGGCGGCTTCGCACTATCCAGTCACCCATGTTGGCCCCCAGTTCGGTGCGCGCCGTCCAGGCCTGGTGCTTGGCACCCACAGCGCGGCTGTCCAGCAGCGAGACATCATAATTAACAAGGCCTGCCACGCCCCCGGTGTCATAAGGTGCAAGGCCAGCATCCCGACCGATCGGCAACAACGCCTGCGTGGGCACGATCAGGCTGACGGTAGCGGTCTGCGGGTTTACCTGCAGCTCGCTTTGCGGATAAAGGCCGGCCAAGTCGATGCAGCCTGATGGCGAGTGCTCGCTCCCCACTGGCGGTGCTTGCATGCCGGCCGCTTCGAACAGGGCTGCATCAAGGCACAGGTCGCCCCCTTCGAGAAACGCTGCGTAAACCTGCCCAGCACGTTTGCCATTCACCTGCAGGCTCACCTTGTGCTGGCCTGGCGTAAAGCGAGGCGCATCCTGAAAGTAGGCTGCCAGCTCGGCGCTCAAACCTCGCTGGCGCAACAGTTCAGGGTCAAAAGTGGCGCCTGCACTGGCCCTGCTATCAGCTATCGGCAAAGCGCAACAGAGTGTCAATAGGCAACGTCTGACGGCCGCATGAATGCCCCCATTCACTGATCGCCCCTGAGTACCGGGGCATGGAAATCGTCAACCGCGTAGCCGTAGACCGTGGCGGGGAACAAGCGAACCTGATCGGTGCCTGCGTCGATTGGCGACGCCAGCCGCACGTCGAGCGACTCACCGGGCAGCACGTAGGTCCGCGGCAGGTATCCCGGCTGGTTGCCCGGCATCAGCCTGACTTCCTGGGCCAGGCGTACCACGTAGGGCGTGGGGTTTTTGACCTGCAACGTCTCTGGACCAACGCGCCACTGCAAGCCCTCCCAGGGGGAACGATGGCGCGCAAGGCCCTTGGGGTGAATGATCACCGGCAAGTTTTGCCGCACGCTTACGCCAACACGGGCCACCTCGTTGCTGCCGCCCGGTTGCTGGCGTACGCCTTCGAATACCACGCGTTTCAGCCGCTGTGTCTGCAGGGGCACGCCTGAACGCAGCAAAAACCGCACGCGCTGTTCCTGGCCGGCCTCCACACGCCATACAGGCTGAGTCAGAAACAGCAGCGGTTCCTCGTCTTCGGGTACGTTCTGCAGCGTCACCAACAACAGCGCAGGGAATGGGTCGTCGTTGCGCACGGTGATCGACGCCTCGCCATCGGCCTCATTGACGATCACCACGGAAGTCTCAGGGATCATGCCATCGGCATGCACCGCACCGGCGGCGGCCATCAGCATGGCGCACAGACAAAGTGACAAACTCGTTGGCAAACTCATGGTCATGCTCTGTTTTTGGCAACAGACATAAACGCCTACCAACGGATCGGCAGGCGCAAGGCCTGGACGCCCGCTAGAGGTAGGTTACTTCGAGGGTCGAAGCGCCATCGATGTGGATATCGTCCGCCAGAGAGAGAGCGGCCAAACCATTTACACGCATGTCGATTTGCAGATCTGCACTCAAATGGCGAATGGCAGTAGGGACTTCAGCGCCTACCGCAAAGCCATGAAATCGGCCCTCACTACCGTTATAGATGTGGGAAAACGAAGTGTTGCTATCAGGCTGCCAGGTGGCGCCACTGTCCGAGGTAACCAGTCGCCGTACTGAGCTGCTGCCATCGGCGATATAGCTGTTGGCTAGGGTTTGTATGAAGTACGTACCGATCCGTTGCCCATCGTTTAGCCCCAGGCCGAAGGCACGGGGGTCGCCTTCGGTCCAGCTCGCACTGCCAGCACGGTTGTCGATAGCACGCAAGGCGAACCGGGTAGGCGCATCACAGTTCACGTTCAATTGCTGAGTCGGCGACCTGAACTGCGTTTGACGTAACTGGGCAAGCTGGTCGGGCGTAATGACGCCGAAATCAAAAACTCCACCCCCACTCAATGACGGCGTGCAGGCCCCCGGTTTGATAACCCCGGTGACGATGATGTCGGTCGTGGTCGCAAGCGCAACGCTACTTGAACTCAAGGCCGCCGTAAGGACAATCCACTGTTTGATGCTCATGGTTGTTTTCTGCTCTCTATGTTTAGGTAAGCCCGCAAGGGCGGAGCAGAACTTAGCGGCTCACCGGCCACAATCTCAGAGAGAAATCCATCCATGTTCCCCAAGCACTGCCCCGGCGAAGTGAATGCGTCGACTCAGCACTCTTCATTGAAGGTTTTGCTTTAAACTATCGCCCCTTTGCCAGCCTTGCCCGCTTCCGGAGTTCCCCATGACGGCCCCTGCCGAGCTCTCGCCTACCCTTCAACTGGCCTGCGACCTGATCCGTCGCCCCTCGGTCACCCCCGTCGATGCCGACTGCCAGGCGCAGATGATGAACCGCCTGGGCGCCGTAGGTTTCCAGCTCGAACCCATGCGCATCGAGGACGTCGACAACTTCTGGGCCACCCATGGCCACCAGGACGGTCCGGTGCTGTGCTTCGCCGGCCACACCGACGTAGTGCCGACCGGCCCGGTGCAGCAGTGGCAACACGAGCCGTTTGAAGCACTGATCGATGCCGATGGCATGCTCTGCGGCCGTGGCGCTGCCGACATGAAAGGCAGCCTGGCGTCGATGGTGGTGGCCAGCGAGCGCTTCGTACGTGATTACCCTGATCACCGTGGCAAGGTCGCGTTCCTGATCACCAGCGACGAAGAAGGCCCGGCCCACCATGGCACCAAGGCTGTGGTAGAGCGCCTGAAAGCGCGCAACGAGCGCCTGGACTGGTGCATCGTCGGCGAGCCATCGAGCACTACTCTGCTCGGCGATGTGGTCAAGAACGGCCGCCGTGGCTCGCTGGGCGCCAAGCTGACCGTGCGTGGCAAGCAAGGCCATGTGGCCTACCCGCACCTGGCGCGCAACCCGATCCACCTGGCCGCCCCTGCTCTGGCAGAGCTGGCAGCCGAGCACTGGGACGAAGGCAACGCGTTCTTCCCACCGACCAGCTTCCAGATCTCCAACCTCAATTCCGGCACTGGCGCCACCAATGTGGTGCCCGGCGAGCTGACCGCGCTATTCAACTTCCGCTTCTCCACCGAGTCGACCGTCGAAGGCTTGCAGCAGCGGGTGGCGGCGATCCTCGACAAGCACCAGCTTGACTGGAGCGTTGACTGGGCGCTGTCCGGCTTGCCCTTCCTCACCGAGCCGGGCGAGTTGCTCGATGCCGTGGCGGCCAGCATCAAGGCGGTCACCGACCGTGATACACAGCCGTCCACCAGCGGCGGTACCTCGGACGGCCGTTTCATCGCCACCATGGGCACCCAGGTGGTTGAGCTCGGCCCGGTCAACGCCACCATTCACCAGGTCGATGAGCGGATCCTGGCCAGTGACCTCGACCTGCTGACCGAGATCTACTACCAGACCCTGGTCCGGTTGCTCGCCTGATGCTTGCCTGCCCCCTCTGCCAGGCAGCCCTGTCGCGGCTCGACAACGGCGTGGTGTGCCCTGCCGGCCACCGCTTCGACCGCGCCCGCCAGGGGTACCTGAACCTGCTGCCAGTGCAGCACAAGAACAGCCGTGACCCCGGTGACAATCAGGCCATGGTCGAGGCCCGACGCGACTTCCTCGACGCCGGCCACTACGCCCCGGTGGCCCGTCGCCTGGCCGAGCTGGCCGCCGAGCGCCAGCCTGGCGCCTGGCTGGACATCGGCTGCGGTGAAGGTTATTACACCGCGCAGCTCGCCCACGCCCTGCCCGACGCCGACGGCTACGCCCTGGACATCTCGCGCGAAGCGGTCAAACGCGCCTGTCGGCGTGATTCGTCGGTGACCTGGATGGTCGCCAGCATGGCCCGCGTCCCCCTGGCAGACGCCAGCTGCCAGTTCATCGCCAGCGTGTTCAGCCCGCTGGACTGGGACGAAGCCAAACGGCTGCTCAGCCCCGGCGGTGGCCTGATGCGGGTCGGCCCGACCAGCGGCCACCTGATGGAGCTGCGCGAAGTGCTCTACGATGAAGTGCGTCCGTACGCCGACGACAAGCACCTGGCCCTGGTGCCGGAAGGCATGGCCCATGTGCACAGCGAAACCCTCGAGTTCCGCCTGAGCCTGGTTGCGCCCAAGGCACGTGCCGACCTGCTGGCCATGACCCCACACGGCTGGCGCGCCAGCGCCGAAAAACGGGCACAGGTGATCGACCAGCCCGAGCCGTTCGAGGTCACGGTTTCCATGCGTTATGACTATTTCGTGCGCCAAGACTGAGTACACCCGGAGCCCTTATGCGCCAACCTGATATCGAGATTTACCTGAAGGACGCCGACGTCGACCACAAGCAGATTGCCGAGTGGCTCACCCAGGCCGTCGGCCCTTGCAGCGAATGGCAGCAGAAAGGCCAGACCTTCAAGTGCAAGGCCGGTAACATTCCAGTCACCTGGTTACCCAAGGCTGTAGGGAAATGGAACAGCCTTTATTTGGAAAGCGACCAGACGCCATGGGCTGATGACGTTGCCTGCGCCCGCGCCGCCCATGCCGCACTTGGCGTCGAAGTACGCTGCGCACCGGGTGGCTGGGTCGAGGAAGACGGTGAAGAAGATGCCGATCGCTGGATCCGCATCAGCGCCGACGGTGAAGAGGAAATCACCTGGCGCACCAGCTGAACGGGCTGGAAAGATCGCATCAGGCTGCAAGTGACACGGACTTGCAGCTTGAGGCTTACCACATGAGGCTCAGAGCCCTACTACGTCCTCGGCTTGCAGGCCTTTCTGGCCCTGCACGCAGGCGTACTCGACCTGCTGCCCTTCGACCAGGGTACGATGCCCCTCACCGCGGATCGCCCGATAGTGGACGAACACATCCGCACCACCTTCGCGCTGAATGAAGCCATAGCCCTTGGCATCGTTGAACCACTTTACATTCCCAGTCTCACGAGACGACATCTGAACTACTCCGGATTTTTATTGTGAAGATCGCCTTGTAGGCACGCAGTCATCACCACGTGCCGACGCCGCTTGCCGAAATATCCTGCAAGTGGCAGGCCGAGTATATGACACAGATTAAAAAAAATTGATGACGCTCCCGCTTTTTGCCGGTTTTTGCTGAACTTACGCACATACAGCAGACTAAATGGCTGGATACTCACCTGAAAATCATTCCCAGGGCACACACCTCATGACCCGTTCCCCCCTGCGCCGCCTGATCTTCGGCGCCCTGCGTCGCCTGTTGTACCTGTGGGTGCGCTCCGAGACCATCAACCAGTCGTCGCTGACGCTCAAGCTCGACCGCAGCCGCCCGGTGTTCTATGCCCTGCCCTCGCCCTCGTTGACCGACCTGGCGGTACTCGACCGCGAATGCACCAAAGCAGGGCTGCCACGCCCCGTGCTGCCGGTCGCTGTGGGCACCCTGCACGAGCCGGCCGGGTTCTTCTACCTGACACCCGACCCCGATTGGCTAGGCCGTCAGGACAAAAGCGGTGCCCCACCCACCCTAGAACGCCTGGTCGCGGCCGTGACCCAGCATGCCGAGGAAGATGCGCAGATCATCCCGGTGAGCGTGTTCTGGGGCCAGAGCCCGGCCAGTGAGTCCAGCCCGTGGAAGTTGCTGTTCGCCGACAGCTGGGCAGTCACCGGGCGCCTGCGCCGGCTACTGACCGTGCTGATTCTGGGGCGCAAGACCCGGGTACAGTTCTCCGCACCCATCCACCTGCGTGAACTCGTGCAGCACAACAAAGGCCATGAGCGCACCGTGCGCATGGCCCAGCGCCTGATGCGCGTGCACTTCCGTAACCTCAAGACGGCAGTGATCGGCCCGGACATCTCGCACCGACGCAACCTGGTCAAGGGCCTGGTGCATGCGCCACAAGTGCGCCAAGCCATCAGCGACGAGGCCGAGCGCGAGGGCATCCCACTGGCCAAGGCCGAGGCCCAAGCGCTGCGCTATGGCAATGAAATCGCCTCGGACTACACCTACACCGCGATCCGCTTCCTCGAAGTGGTACTGAGCTGGTTCTGGAACAAGATCTACGACGGCATCAAGGTCAACCACATCGAGCAGGTGCAAGGCATCGCCCCTGGCCACGAAGTGATCTACGTACCCTGCCACCGTAGCCATATCGATTACTTGCTGCTGTCGTACCTGCTGTTCCGCAATGGCCTCACCCCTCCACACGTGGCTGCCGGCATCAACCTCAACATGCCGGTGGTCGGCAGCCTGCTACGCCGGGGCGGGGCCTTTTTCATGCGCCGCACCTTCAAGGGCAACCCGCTCTATACCGCCGTGTTCAACGAATACCTGCACACGTTGTTCAGCAAAGGGTTCCCAGTGGAGTACTTCGTCGAAGGCGGCCGCTCGCGTACCGGGCGCATGCTGCAACCGCGCACCGGCATGCTGGCGATCACCTTGCGCAGCTTCTTGCGCTCATCACGCACGCCTATCGTCTTTGTGCCGGTGTACATCGGCTATGAGCGCGTACTCGAAGGCCGCACCTACCTGGGCGAATTGCGCGGCGCGAGCAAGAAGAAGGAATCGATCTTCGACATCTTCAAGGTCTTCAGTGCGCTCAAACAGCGGTTCGGCCAGGTCTACGTCAACTTCGGCGAGCCCATCCGCCTGGCCGGTTTCCTCGACGAACAGCAACCCGGCTGGCGTGAGCAAGAGCACGGCCCACAGTTCCGCCCGGCCTGGCTGAACGAAACCACCACACGTCTGGGCGAAACCGTGGCCCGTCGCCTCAATGAGGCCGCGGCGATCAACCCGGTCAACCTGGTGGCCCTGGCGCTGCTGTCCACCAGCCGCCACGCCCTCGACGAACGCGCCCTGAGCCGCGTACTGGACCTGTACCTGGCGCTGTTGCGCAAGGTGCCCTACTCGCCCCATACCACCTTGCCGGAAGGTGACGGCCTGGCGCTGATCGAGCATGTGAAAGGCATGAAGCTGCTGGCCGAACAGAAGGACGCCCTGGGCCGCATCCTTTATCTGGATGAAGCCGATGCAGTGCTGATGACCTATTACCGCAACAACGTCTTGCACATCTTCGCCCTGCCAGCCCTGCTGGCCAGCTTCTTCCTCAGCAGCTCACGCATGAGCCGCGAACTGCTGGGCCAGTATGTCAAGGCGCTGTACCCGTACTTGCAGACCGAGCTGTTCCTGCGCTGGACACCAGAACAGCTGGACGAGGTGATCGACCAGTGGCTCGCGGCACTGGTCGAACAAGGCTTGTTGCGCCAGGAAAACGATATGTACCTGCGCCCGGCTCCCAGCTCGCGCCCGTTCGTGTTGCTGACCTTGCTGGCCCGCAACATCACCCAGACCTTGCAGCGGTTCTACATGGCCACCTCGCTGCTGCTCAACAGCGGCCAACACACCTTGAGTGCCGAAGAACTGGAAGACCTCTGCGTGATGATGGCCCAGCGCCTGTCGATTCTGCATGGCCTGAATGCCCCGGAATTCTTCGACAAGGCCCTGTTCCGCCACTTCATCCAGACGTTGATCGAGCAAGGTGTGCTGCAAGCGGACGCGCAGGGCAAGCTGGGCTACCACGACAAACTTGCCGAGCTGGCCGAAGGCGTGGCCAAACGCGTGCTGTCGGCGGAACTGCGCCTGTCGATCCGCCAGGTGGCCTTGCACCGCGACGACTCCCTGGAAACTTCCACGCTCTGAGGCTTCATCTGCCGCGCAAATCCGCTAAAGTCCCTGGGGTTGGCCACAAGCCAGCGCCAAGGACTACGGAGAATCCATGAAAAAGCTCTTTATGCTGTGTTGTGCATCCCTGCTCGCAGCCTGCTCCAGCCACACCCCGTCGACCCAGGCTAGCCTGGATGGCGAAGTCTTCTACCTGCAGCGCATCGCCCTGCCCCCTGCCGCCACCCTGAGCGTGAGCTTGCAGGACGTGTCGCTGATGGACGCACCGGCAGTGCCCCTGGCCAGCCAGGCCGGCCCGATCAAAGGCAACGTGCCGCTGCCGTTCCACCTCACCTACGACCCAGCCCAGGTCAAGCCTGGCCACCGCTATGCGGTCAGCGCGCGTATCGAGCTGGACGGCAAACTGCTGTTCATCAACACCGAACACCACGGCGTGAAGCTCGACGGCAGCGACCCGCAGCCCGTGCGGATCAAAGTCGATCCGGTTCGCTGACACCCGTACATTTCTGTTCACAAGGAACGCTTCATGATCCGCTCCTCCCTGCGCTTCACCACCCTCTGCGCCGGCCTGCTGCTGTCGGCCAGCGCCCTGGCCCTGTCGCTGGGCGACCTGACCCAGAAGGACGCCACCGGTGGCCTGAAAGACGCCCTGACCCAAGGCGCGCAAATTGCCGTCAAGCAACTGAGCACCCCTGGCGGCTTCAACAACAACCCGGATGTGCGCATCGAACTGCCGGGCAACCTCGGCAAGGCCGCCAAGGCCATGAAGATGTTCGGCAAGGGTGATCAGGTCGACGCGCTGGAAACCAGCATGAACAAAGCCGCTGAGGCTGCCGTGCCACAAGCACAGGCAATCCTGGTCGATGCCGTCAAGAAGATGAGCGTGACCGATGCCAAGGGCATCCTCAGCGGTGGCGACGACTCGGCCACCCAGTACCTGAACAAGAGCAGCCGCGAACAGATCCGCGCCAAGTTCCTGCCCATCGTCAAGCAAGCCACCGACAAGGTGGGCCTGGCCCAGCAGTACAACAGCTTTGCCGGGCAGGCGGTGGCATTGGGCGTGGTCGACGCCAAAAGCGCCAGCATCGAAAACTACGTGACCGAGAAGGCGCTGGACGGCCTGTTCGAGATGATTGGCAAGCAGGAGCAGAGCATTCGCCAGAACCCGGCCGAGGCGGCTACCAGCTTGGCCAAGAAGGTATTTGGCGTGCTGTGATGGCCCCGGGGGCTGCTTTGCAGCCCATTCGCGGGGCAAGCACGCTCCCACAGATATCCCACTGTTCCTGAGAGCAGTGGGATATCTGTGGGAGCGGGCTTGTCCCGCGAATGGAGGGCAACGCCCTCCCCTGCGATCTTCAGTCTTTCCTGACCCTGAACCACGCCGCATACAACGCCGGCAAGAACAGCAGGGTCAACGCGGTCGCCACAATCAACCCGCCCATGATCGCCACCGCCATCGGTCCGTAGAACACACTGCGCGACAGCGGAATCATCGCCAGCACTGCCGCCAGCGCGGTCAGCACGATCGGGCGGAAACGCCGCACCGTGGCCTCGATGATCGCCTGCCAACGCTCCATCCCCGCCGCGATGTCCTGTTCGATCTGGTCCACCAGAATCACCGAGTTGCGCATGATCATCCCCGCCAGGGCAATGGTGCCGAGCATGGCGACGAAGCCGAACGGCTGGCGGAACACCAGCAGGAACAAGGTCACGCCAATCAGGCCCAGGGGCGCGGTCAGGAACACCATCACCGTGCGCGAGAAGCTGCGCAGCTGGATCATCAGCAAACTCAACACCACCACGATGAACAGCGGCATGCCGGCGTTCACCGATTTCTGCCCACGCTCGGAGTCCTCCACCGTGCCGCCTACCTCAAGCAGGTAACCATCCGGCAGTTTGGCCTTGATGGCCTGCAGCGTCGGTTCGATCTGGCGTACCAGCGTCGCGGGCTGCTCCTTGTCATAGATGTCAGCGCGCACGGTCACGGTTGGCAAGCGGTTGCGATGCCAGATGATGCCTTCCTCGAAGCCGTACTCCAGCGTCGCCACCTGCGAAAGCGCCACGCTCTGACCATTGTCGGTGGGCAACGCCAGGCTGCCGAGGTTAGCCAGCTCGCTGCGTTCCTTGTGGGTGCCGCGCAGCAGGATTTCGATCAATTCGTTGTCTTCGCGGTACTGGCTGACCGTGGTGCCGGTCAGCGAGCTCTGCAGGAAGGTCGACAACTGCGTGGTGCTCACCCCGAGGGCACGCGCACGGTCCTGGTCGATTTCCAGGAACACCGCCTTGCTTGGCTCTTCCCAGTCCAGGTGCACGTTCACCACATGCGGGTTTTCACGCACCTTGTCCGCCACTTCGCGGGCCAGGGCACGGGCTACCTCGATGTGCTCGCCGGTCACCCTGAACTGCACTGGGTAGCCCACCGGTGGGCCGTTCTCCAAGCGCGTGACACGGCCCCGCAAGTCGGGGAACTGCTGGTCCATGGTGTTGATCAGCCAACTGCGCAGGCGCTCACGGTCTTCCATCGACTTGGCCAGTACGACGAACTGGGCAA
The sequence above is drawn from the Pseudomonas putida genome and encodes:
- a CDS encoding cold-shock protein, whose protein sequence is MSSRETGNVKWFNDAKGYGFIQREGGADVFVHYRAIRGEGHRTLVEGQQVEYACVQGQKGLQAEDVVGL
- the plsB gene encoding glycerol-3-phosphate 1-O-acyltransferase PlsB; protein product: MTRSPLRRLIFGALRRLLYLWVRSETINQSSLTLKLDRSRPVFYALPSPSLTDLAVLDRECTKAGLPRPVLPVAVGTLHEPAGFFYLTPDPDWLGRQDKSGAPPTLERLVAAVTQHAEEDAQIIPVSVFWGQSPASESSPWKLLFADSWAVTGRLRRLLTVLILGRKTRVQFSAPIHLRELVQHNKGHERTVRMAQRLMRVHFRNLKTAVIGPDISHRRNLVKGLVHAPQVRQAISDEAEREGIPLAKAEAQALRYGNEIASDYTYTAIRFLEVVLSWFWNKIYDGIKVNHIEQVQGIAPGHEVIYVPCHRSHIDYLLLSYLLFRNGLTPPHVAAGINLNMPVVGSLLRRGGAFFMRRTFKGNPLYTAVFNEYLHTLFSKGFPVEYFVEGGRSRTGRMLQPRTGMLAITLRSFLRSSRTPIVFVPVYIGYERVLEGRTYLGELRGASKKKESIFDIFKVFSALKQRFGQVYVNFGEPIRLAGFLDEQQPGWREQEHGPQFRPAWLNETTTRLGETVARRLNEAAAINPVNLVALALLSTSRHALDERALSRVLDLYLALLRKVPYSPHTTLPEGDGLALIEHVKGMKLLAEQKDALGRILYLDEADAVLMTYYRNNVLHIFALPALLASFFLSSSRMSRELLGQYVKALYPYLQTELFLRWTPEQLDEVIDQWLAALVEQGLLRQENDMYLRPAPSSRPFVLLTLLARNITQTLQRFYMATSLLLNSGQHTLSAEELEDLCVMMAQRLSILHGLNAPEFFDKALFRHFIQTLIEQGVLQADAQGKLGYHDKLAELAEGVAKRVLSAELRLSIRQVALHRDDSLETSTL
- the dapE gene encoding succinyl-diaminopimelate desuccinylase: MTAPAELSPTLQLACDLIRRPSVTPVDADCQAQMMNRLGAVGFQLEPMRIEDVDNFWATHGHQDGPVLCFAGHTDVVPTGPVQQWQHEPFEALIDADGMLCGRGAADMKGSLASMVVASERFVRDYPDHRGKVAFLITSDEEGPAHHGTKAVVERLKARNERLDWCIVGEPSSTTLLGDVVKNGRRGSLGAKLTVRGKQGHVAYPHLARNPIHLAAPALAELAAEHWDEGNAFFPPTSFQISNLNSGTGATNVVPGELTALFNFRFSTESTVEGLQQRVAAILDKHQLDWSVDWALSGLPFLTEPGELLDAVAASIKAVTDRDTQPSTSGGTSDGRFIATMGTQVVELGPVNATIHQVDERILASDLDLLTEIYYQTLVRLLA
- a CDS encoding DUF4197 domain-containing protein; the protein is MIRSSLRFTTLCAGLLLSASALALSLGDLTQKDATGGLKDALTQGAQIAVKQLSTPGGFNNNPDVRIELPGNLGKAAKAMKMFGKGDQVDALETSMNKAAEAAVPQAQAILVDAVKKMSVTDAKGILSGGDDSATQYLNKSSREQIRAKFLPIVKQATDKVGLAQQYNSFAGQAVALGVVDAKSASIENYVTEKALDGLFEMIGKQEQSIRQNPAEAATSLAKKVFGVL
- a CDS encoding putative RNA methyltransferase → MLACPLCQAALSRLDNGVVCPAGHRFDRARQGYLNLLPVQHKNSRDPGDNQAMVEARRDFLDAGHYAPVARRLAELAAERQPGAWLDIGCGEGYYTAQLAHALPDADGYALDISREAVKRACRRDSSVTWMVASMARVPLADASCQFIASVFSPLDWDEAKRLLSPGGGLMRVGPTSGHLMELREVLYDEVRPYADDKHLALVPEGMAHVHSETLEFRLSLVAPKARADLLAMTPHGWRASAEKRAQVIDQPEPFEVTVSMRYDYFVRQD
- a CDS encoding YbaY family lipoprotein, translated to MKKLFMLCCASLLAACSSHTPSTQASLDGEVFYLQRIALPPAATLSVSLQDVSLMDAPAVPLASQAGPIKGNVPLPFHLTYDPAQVKPGHRYAVSARIELDGKLLFINTEHHGVKLDGSDPQPVRIKVDPVR